TTCGGGAACGGGCGGGACGTCCTCTCCGGGGCCGCGACCGGACTGCGGGCCGGGGTCGTCGCACGCGTGCGCGATCGATCCCCGAAGCGCAACCCCCACGGTCTCTCGACGCGGAGCGACCGCGCCGTCGCCGTCTACGACCGCCGCGACGCCTGACGGGGACGTCCCCGATCGCGCCCGGCGTCGATCCCCCGAGGTCGCCGGGGCTCGCGCGACCGGTCCGACGACGGATGGGGTGGGACCCAGGTCACGACATAGAATGGCATGCCACGCCATCGCTCGATTTCGGCGGCGATCTACGAAACGATTATATAGAATCGCAAACCATGTCCCATCTGATTATGGCACAATCCTTCCAGCGTCGCGGTCAGCCGATGTTCATACTCGCGGAGGACACTCAGCGCACCCGCGGACGGGACGCGCAGTCGTCGAACATCGCCGCCGGGAAAGCGGTGAGCAACGCGGTACGAACGACCCTCGGGCCGCGGGGGATGGACAAGATGCTCGTCTCCGACTCGGGCGACGTCGTCATCACGAACGACGGTGCCACCATCCTGGAGAAGATGGACATCGAGCACCCCGCCGCCCAGATGATCGTCGAGGTCGCCACCACCCAGGAGGAGGAGGTCGGCGACGGTACCACGACGGCGTCCGTCCTGGCCGGCGAACTACTCGCGCAGGCGGAGGACCTCCTCGACGACGACGTCCACCCGACGGCCATCGTCGAGGGGTACAACGAGGCCGCGCGCCTCGCGCTGGAGGCCATCGACGAGCAGGTGCTCGACGAGGAACTCGACGACGACCTCCTCGTGAAGGTCGCCAAGTCGAGCATGACCGGCAAGGGCACCGGCGACGTGGGTGCCGAGCCGCTCGCGGAGACGATGGTCGAGGCGATCCGCCACGTTCAGGGCGACGAGCGCATCGAGCGCGACGACATCCGCGTCCGCACGCAGACGGGTGCCGGCTCCAGCGCCACCGAACTCGTCACGGGCGTCATCAGCGAGGAGGAGCCCGCCCACGAGAACATGCCCCGCCGCGTCGAGGACGCCACCATCGCGGTCCTCGACCTCGACCTGGAGGTGCGCGAGGGTAACGTCGACGCCGAGTACAGCATCACCAGCATCGACCAGCTCACCGCGGCGCTCGACGCCGAGGAGGGCGAACTCCGGAGCTACGCCGAGGCGCTCGCGGACGCCGGGATCGACGTCGCGTTCGTCACGGGCGACGTCGACGACCGCGTCGCCTCGTTCCTCGCCAAGCAGGGCATCCTCGCGTTCGAGGACGTGAGCGACGACGAGGCGACCGCCATTGCCCGCGCGACCGGCGCGAAGCAGCTCGGGAGCGTCAAGGACGTAGACGAGGCGGACCTCGGCCACGCCGAACTCGTTCGCGTCGAGAAGTTCGGCGAGGACGAACTCGCGTTCGTCGAGGGCGGCGCGGAGGCCCGCTCGGTGACGGTCTTCGCCCGCGGCTCGACCGAGCACGTCGCCGACGAACTGGAGCGCGCGCTCACCGACGCGCTCGACGTGGTGACGGCGGCGCTCGACAGGGGCGGCGTCGTCCCCGGCGCTGGCGCGACCGAGATCGCCATCGCCGATCACATCCGCAGCGAGGCCGCGAGCATCACCGGCCGCAAGCAGCTCGCCGTCGAGGCGTTCGCCGACGCCGTCGACGTGCTCCCACGCACGCTCGCCGCCAACGCCGGCATGGACCCCATCGACGCGCTCGTCGAACTCCGCTCGACGTTCGAGAGCGAGGGTCGCTCGGGCATCATCGCGCAGGGCCAGACGGGCGTCGTCGCCGACCCCGTCGAGTACGGCATCCTCGACCCCGCCGCGGTCAAGCGCGAGGCCGTCGAGTCCGCCACCGAGGCCGCGACGATGATCGTCCGCATCGACGACGTCATCGCAGCGAACTGATCGCGCGAGCGTCTCGTCGCGAACCTCACGGTTCGTCGCGAGGAGCGGCGAACTGATCGGACGAACGTCTCGTCGCGCGTTCGAGATTCTTTTCGCGAACGCACGCGACCCGCGCCGAGAGCGGCAGGGCCATCGGGCGCACGGCGTCCCCCCTCGCGTTCGAGCCGGCCGGAGTCGGCGCGCCTCGAACGCCGTCGCTCTCCGTCACTACCCTTTTTCGGGCTGCGGGCCGTCACTCCGAGCAGGGTACCTAACCGTGTCTTCCGACGACCTCGGGCTTGCCGAAGCCGTTTCGATGGCGGTGGGGGGAATGATCGGTGGCGGTATCTTCGCCGTCCTCGGGGTGGTCGCGAGTACGGCGGGACTCCTCGCCTGGTTCGCGTTCGTTGTCGCGGGCGTCATCGCCGCCTGCGCGGGGTACTCGTTCGTTCGGCTCAACGCCCTCACCGACGAGCGCGCGGGGCCGATCACGTACATAGAACGGTTTACGGGAAGCACGAAGCTCGCGGGGATGACCGGCTGGACGTTCGTCTTCGGATACGTCGGCACGATGGCGATGTACGCCTACGCGTTCGGCGGGTACTTCTCGGAACTCGTCGGCGTCGCGTCGGTCCTCGGCGTACCGCTTCGCCCGCTCGCCTCGCTCGCCGCCGT
The Halomarina pelagica DNA segment above includes these coding regions:
- the thsA gene encoding thermosome subunit alpha codes for the protein MAQSFQRRGQPMFILAEDTQRTRGRDAQSSNIAAGKAVSNAVRTTLGPRGMDKMLVSDSGDVVITNDGATILEKMDIEHPAAQMIVEVATTQEEEVGDGTTTASVLAGELLAQAEDLLDDDVHPTAIVEGYNEAARLALEAIDEQVLDEELDDDLLVKVAKSSMTGKGTGDVGAEPLAETMVEAIRHVQGDERIERDDIRVRTQTGAGSSATELVTGVISEEEPAHENMPRRVEDATIAVLDLDLEVREGNVDAEYSITSIDQLTAALDAEEGELRSYAEALADAGIDVAFVTGDVDDRVASFLAKQGILAFEDVSDDEATAIARATGAKQLGSVKDVDEADLGHAELVRVEKFGEDELAFVEGGAEARSVTVFARGSTEHVADELERALTDALDVVTAALDRGGVVPGAGATEIAIADHIRSEAASITGRKQLAVEAFADAVDVLPRTLAANAGMDPIDALVELRSTFESEGRSGIIAQGQTGVVADPVEYGILDPAAVKREAVESATEAATMIVRIDDVIAAN